The following are encoded together in the Gavia stellata isolate bGavSte3 chromosome 23, bGavSte3.hap2, whole genome shotgun sequence genome:
- the MDH1 gene encoding malate dehydrogenase, cytoplasmic → MGEPIRVLVTGAAGQIAYSLLYSIAKGDVFGKEQPLVLVLLDITPMMTVLEGVVMELQDCALPLLREVIPTDKEEVAFKDLDIAILVGSMPRREGMERKDLLKANVKIFKSQGAALDKYAKKTVKVVVVGNPANTNCLIASKSAPSIPKENFSCLTRLDHNRAKSQIALKLGVTANDVKNVIIWGNHSSTQYPDVNHAKVNVKGKEVGVYEAIKDDSWLKGDFILTVQQRGAAVIKARKLSSAMSAAKAICDHVRDIWFGTPAGEFVSMGVISDGNSYGVPEDLLYSFPVVIKDKTWKFVEGLPINDFSREKMDLTAKELTEEKETAVEFLSSA, encoded by the exons GGTGAACCCATCAGAGTCCTGGTGACTGGAGCTGCCGGGCAGATTGCTTACTCGCTGCTCTACAGCATTGCCAAGGGAGATGTCTTTGGCAAAGAACAG CCTCTTGTTCTGGTGCTGCTGGATATCACCCCCATGATGACTGTATTGGAAGGTGTAGTGATGGAGCTGCAGGACTGTGCTCTACCGCTGCTGAGAG agGTCATTCCAACAGACAAGGAGGAAGTTGCATTCAAAGACCTTGACATAGCAATTCTGGTTGGCTCCATGCCAAGGAGAGAGGGCATGGAGAGGAAGGATTTACTCAAAGCCAATGTGAAAATTTTCAAGTCTCAGGGTGCAGCCTTGGACAAGTATGCCAAAAAGACTGTCAAG gtTGTGGTGGTTGGGAATCCAGCAAATACTAACTGCCTGATTGCATCAAAGTCAGCCCCATCAATACCAAAGGAAAACTTCAGCTGCTTAACTCGTTTGGATCATAACAGAGCTAAATCTCAG ATTGCTCTGAAACTTGGTGTGACTGCTAATGATGTGAAGAATGTCATCATCTGGGGCAACCACTCCTCCACTCAATATCCAGATGTTAACCACGCAAAGGTGAatgtgaaaggaaaggaagttGGAGTTTATGAAGCTATAAAAGatgacagctggctgaagggAGACTTTATCCTG ACCGTTCAGCAACGTGGAGCAGCCGTTATTAAGGCTAGGAAGCTGTCCAGTGCGATGTCAGCTGCCAAAGCTATCTGTGATCATGTGAGGGACATCTGGTTTGGCACTCCAGCG gGGGAATTTGTTTCCATGGGAGTAATTTCTGATGGCAATTCTTACGGTGTTCCTGAAGATTTGCTATATTCATTCCCTGTTGTGATCAAG gACAAGACCTGGAAGTTTGTTGAGGGTCTTCCTATTAATGATTTTTCTCGTGAGAAGATGGATCTTACTGCTAAGGAGTTAACTGAAGAGAAGGAGACTGCTGTGGAATTCCTCTCCAGTGCATGA